The window TTACTAAGCGGACTAACTGTTTAAGCGCTTAGTAATTTATTCAATCTGTTCACATCAAATACAGGCAATCAACATCATGTCAGTTACTAAAAATTCCTTACGTCCAGAACTCGGCGAGTTCAGCAGTGTCGTTTGCTTCAAAGCCGTAGTGATTGGTATAGAAGAAGCTCTCGGAGATAAAGCCGCTGCTATCGCCTTAATTTCGGCCGGTCGCCAACGCGGTAAACAGTTAGCGGAAGAGTTAAATTTAGCTAACAAGGGTGAAGAAATGTCTTTGTCGGAAGTCACAGAAAAAGTTCAGTATGCCCTAGGTTCAAACGGCACTCGTTTGTGCATTGTGGACAAGATTATTCAAGAAGGAGAAGCCTACAAAGTCTATACCCGTGAAACCGTTTGCTCAGCAGGTGAAGAAGAAGGATCTCCACGGCAGTGTACTTTTACTTTAGGCGCAATTCAAGGCTTTTTAGAAGCCTTTTTAGGTAAGCGCTTACGGGGAAAACAGACGGAATCCATTTTACGGGGTGGTAGTAATGATGTCCTGGAATATAAAGTTCTAGGTTAAACTGAGACTCCCTAAAACATTCCTTTGACGCAAGTCAAAACTGGCCCTAAGTTTAGACAAATTTTAGGAACCAGAAACAACAAAAAATTGCCGAAGCATACTTTATAAACTTAAATCAGGAATCCAACAATGGCGATTAACTCTCAAAAAATTGGTCACATTCTGCAAAACTTTGTGACAACAACCAGTGATGTTCAAGGTGCAGCATTAGTTACTCCTGACGGCTTACCCTTGGCGTCAAGCTTACCCAGTGGCATGGATGATGAACGGGTTTCAGCTATGTCTGCTGCCATGCTTTCTTTGGGTGAACGCATCGGTCAAGAACTGGCTAGAGGTGATATTGACCGCATCTATGTAGAGGGCAATGAAGGCTTTAGCATTCTTACAAAATGCGATGAAGAAGCAGTCTTTATCGTTCTTGCCAGCAAGGCGGCAAAGCAGGGAGTTTTGATGTTAGAAATTAAGCGTGCTGTCGCTGAACTGAAGTTGCTTTTACTGTAAGTTCTATTAAGTAAGTGCCGCGAAACTATTCCTCCTACCTGGATTCATGGATTGAGTAGGAGGAATTTAGTCACAAAAATTGAACTTTGTTATCTAGAGTAATTTCCAAATTCAAGCCTTGTTGACTCCCAAGAGATAGGGAAGCCAAAGCATCAGGAAGCAGGTAAAAGAGGGCGTTATTGCTTCAAACATGACTGGCTATAAAGAGTCTCCCCAGTCTTGAGGAGTATTCGGGCAATATTGCTCGTCTATCTTCATTCTTCCCCACTCTCCCACTCCTCCACTCCATCCCGAATCAGCTTTCATTCTCTATTTTTGAGTAAGATTTAGCGGAGCAAAATCGAATGAAAACCATGCGTTTAGTAGTCGCCGGATCTGTAGGAGCTGGTAAGTCTACGTTTGTGCGAACGCTCAGTGAAATTGAAGTTGTAGATACAGACCGTACAGCTACCGACGGGACAGCACTATTTAAACCAGAAACCACCGTTGCTTTAGACTTTGGCAGGCTTGTGCTTGGCCCCAATATGGATCTGCATATCTATGGCACTCCGGGTCAGGCTCGTTTTGATTTCATGTGGGATTTGTTAATTCAAAATGCTCACTGCTATATTCTGTTGGTCGCAGCTAATCGACCCAATGATGTCAACTATGCTCGTGAAATTGTCTCATTTATTAGCGATCGCGTCCAAATCCCGATGATTATTGGTCTGACCCATCTAGATTGTCCGGG of the Allocoleopsis franciscana PCC 7113 genome contains:
- a CDS encoding roadblock/LC7 domain-containing protein, with product MAINSQKIGHILQNFVTTTSDVQGAALVTPDGLPLASSLPSGMDDERVSAMSAAMLSLGERIGQELARGDIDRIYVEGNEGFSILTKCDEEAVFIVLASKAAKQGVLMLEIKRAVAELKLLLL
- a CDS encoding GTP-binding protein — protein: MKTMRLVVAGSVGAGKSTFVRTLSEIEVVDTDRTATDGTALFKPETTVALDFGRLVLGPNMDLHIYGTPGQARFDFMWDLLIQNAHCYILLVAANRPNDVNYAREIVSFISDRVQIPMIIGLTHLDCPGALTSEEILTNLGYDIHDKNRPPVVNINPNDRTTVLEAMVVLMALVVAHSNVKLSHTPEKR